From Schistocerca americana isolate TAMUIC-IGC-003095 chromosome 11, iqSchAmer2.1, whole genome shotgun sequence, the proteins below share one genomic window:
- the LOC124553273 gene encoding speckle-type POZ protein-like, which yields MEAVQEVSLGALLDAGDGAVVTLVAGDTRLVAHRAVLAARSSVIAAMFRHGTPETSSGQLTVPDVEGPVLQELLGYLYTLQAPQLPGMAHQLLAAADRYGVSVLKAECEQQVAAQLSVETAAATAVLAIRHSADSLKQAAVAYIKAHLVSVMATQAWADAMHSQPEDLIEVCRLVSDPPGESR from the coding sequence ATGGAAGCAGTGCAGGAGGTCAGCTTGGGCGCCCTGCTGGACGCTGGGGACGGCGCCGTGGTGACTCTGGTGGCCGGCGACACGCGGCTGGTGGCGCACAGGGCCGTCCTGGCCGCCAGGAGCTCCGTGATTGCCGCCATGTTCCGCCACGGCACACCGGAGACCAGCAGCGGCCAGCTCACAGTCCCTGACGTGGAGGGCCCAGTACTGCAAGAGCTGCTGGGCTACCTCTACACCCTGCAGGCGCCCCAGCTGCCCGGCATGGCCCACCAGCTGCTAGCCGCCGCTGACAGATACGGAGTGTCCGTCCTGAAGGCAGAGTGTGAGCAGCAGGTGGCTGCACAGCTGTCTGTCGAGACTGCGGCGGCCACCGCTGTCCTCGCGATTAGGCACTCTGCTGACAGCCTGAAGCAGGCTGCCGTCGCCTACATTAAGGCCCACTTGGTCAGTGTGATGGCCACGCAGGCCTGGGCAGATGCAATGCATAGCCAGCCTGAAGATTTGATCGAAGTGTGTCGCCTGGTATCTGATCCACCAGGGGAATCCAGGTAA